One genomic region from Chthonomonas calidirosea T49 encodes:
- a CDS encoding DapH/DapD/GlmU-related protein: protein MGSPYYIEIGDDVMIGAGAKIIAKPDRGLRIGNGAQIGANAVVTRDVADDETVVGVPARPLKTKSAHNEPTS, encoded by the coding sequence ATCGGGTCGCCCTATTACATTGAGATCGGCGACGATGTGATGATCGGGGCAGGTGCCAAGATCATCGCAAAGCCGGATCGAGGTCTGCGCATCGGCAACGGCGCCCAGATTGGAGCCAACGCCGTGGTGACGCGAGATGTGGCGGATGACGAGACGGTGGTGGGCGTTCCGGCCCGACCCCTTAAAACGAAATCCGCCCACAACGAGCCGACATCTTAG
- a CDS encoding glycosyltransferase family 4 protein, whose product MHIALALHRIRKNDGHGRVNYEVIRGALRHGHKVTVLAAEVAPELLEHPNISWVRLTWSKRYTTLIGNVWFAVKSTSVLKKQRSHIDVVKLNGFTSFYPADVNAVHMVHETASRSLGAMPNVPQPLFKSLYRKLYMKSSAALERRAFQQAKVLVAVSEKVKEELLTHLKLPPEKVRTIVNGVDTLEFCPGHQARTALGLPENEVLGLFVGDIRTYGKNLDTVLKALALVPELHLAVAGDTKGSPFPALAQQLGVADRVHFLGFRRDIPQLMRACDLFVFPSRYEACSLVLLEAMASGLPIVTAQTAGGCELMTPESGMVLPDPNDVQALAQTLCNLLVDRERLRAMGRAARAIAEQHTWELMADRYVALFEELCAQ is encoded by the coding sequence ATGCATATTGCCCTAGCCCTTCATCGCATTCGCAAAAACGATGGTCATGGCCGAGTGAACTACGAGGTCATCCGCGGCGCTCTGCGTCATGGCCATAAGGTTACTGTGTTGGCTGCAGAGGTCGCTCCGGAGCTTCTGGAACATCCCAACATCTCTTGGGTGCGGCTGACCTGGTCTAAGCGCTACACCACCCTCATTGGCAACGTGTGGTTTGCGGTGAAAAGCACCTCCGTTCTTAAAAAACAGCGATCTCATATTGATGTCGTTAAGCTGAACGGCTTCACAAGCTTCTACCCTGCCGATGTCAACGCCGTGCACATGGTGCACGAAACCGCCTCGCGCTCTCTTGGTGCAATGCCAAACGTGCCCCAGCCCCTTTTCAAGTCGCTCTATCGCAAGCTCTACATGAAAAGCAGCGCAGCCCTCGAACGCCGAGCGTTTCAACAGGCGAAGGTGCTTGTAGCGGTATCCGAAAAGGTGAAGGAGGAGCTTCTGACACATCTAAAGCTTCCGCCAGAAAAGGTGCGAACCATTGTCAACGGTGTGGATACTCTCGAGTTTTGCCCAGGCCACCAAGCGAGAACGGCTTTGGGCTTGCCCGAAAACGAGGTGCTCGGCCTCTTTGTGGGAGATATACGCACCTACGGAAAAAACCTCGATACGGTGCTGAAAGCGTTGGCGCTGGTGCCAGAGCTCCATCTTGCGGTGGCCGGCGATACGAAAGGAAGCCCCTTTCCCGCCCTCGCACAGCAGCTGGGAGTCGCCGACAGGGTCCACTTTCTCGGTTTTAGACGCGATATTCCCCAGCTGATGCGAGCCTGCGACCTGTTTGTTTTTCCCTCACGCTACGAGGCCTGTTCCCTGGTTCTGTTGGAGGCGATGGCCTCGGGACTGCCCATCGTTACCGCCCAGACGGCCGGAGGCTGCGAGCTGATGACTCCTGAAAGCGGGATGGTTTTGCCCGACCCCAACGATGTCCAAGCGTTGGCACAAACGCTTTGTAACCTGCTTGTCGATCGCGAACGCCTGCGGGCCATGGGCCGCGCCGCTCGTGCCATCGCGGAACAGCATACGTGGGAGCTTATGGCCGATCGGTATGTGGCTCTCTTTGAGGAGCTTTGTGCGCAATGA